The DNA sequence AGCAGGGCTGGTCGGCGTGGAGCGGCCCGCTGGCCCCCGGCGGCTACCGGCTCCGGCTGCGCAAGCCGTCCGGCGAGGGGCTTCCGCTGGCCCAGGCGCTGTGGGTGTCCGAGGGCTGGACCACTCTCGTGTTCGTCAGCAACGGCCCGCGCGGCGCCCAGCCGCAGCACGCCACCGTGGAGATGGCGCCGCTCGGCACCGGCTGGAGCCCCGTCGACGAGGAGCTGGGCCTCGCCCGCGAGGCGGCGCTCTCCGGACTGCGCCAGGGCATCGACCTCATCTCGGACCAGCAGTTGTTCCCGATGCTGGACTCGCAGCGCGTGGATCCGTTCCTCGGTGTCGTCGGCGCGCACGCGATGCTGCTCGACCACAAGCCCGATCTGCGGCGCCTGGACGAGGTCGTGCGGCGGCTCGCCCCGCATCTGCCGGGCCACCCGGACGTCGCCGCGCTGTGCACCCTGACCGACGGGCCGCCCGCGCGGGTCGCGTCGCCGCCCATGCTGGCCGCCTCCTGCCGACTGCTCATCGAGGCGGACGCGGCCGACCCCGGAGTGATCGAGGACGGCTCCCCGGCGGAGGACGCCGCCGAGCGCCTGGTGGGGCGCGGCGTGTGGACGACGTGGCTGGAACAGGAGCGCTGGCCGGGCACCCTCGGGTCGCGCGGCGGCCCCGTGCCGCGCGGCACGGCCGGCGCCCGCCCGCTGGCGTCCGACGTGGTCGGCCGCGTCCAGGCCTACGTCCAGGAGATCGCGGACCTGGAGGGCCGGGCCGTGGCGGACGTCCTGCACGACGTGCCGCGGGACGAGCTGTGCCGCAGGACGGGTCTGCCGCACCGGCCGGTGGAGCGGGCGATCGAGGGGCTGCGGGGGACCGGGGCCGGGTGAGGGACGTGCCCGCCGGTGCGGCGGGTTCGCAGGGAGCGGGGGCTGAGCCACGCGGGGGGTGGTTCAGCCCCTCCACATGTCCGGCTCCCGGCGGCCACGGGCGCGGGAAAGCCCCGTCCAGGGCGTGAGCGCGCCACCGAGGTGGCGGCCGGTCGGCCGGCGCTTCGCTCAACCAGGGGAGTTCCCCCTTCTCCCCGCATCCTGGACGAGGCAGGTCCATCGTGACGTGCGGGCGTCACCGCGGCGTCACACCGCCGCCTCACACCATCGCGTGCCGCAGCATTTCCGCGAACATCCCGGACGGCTCGACGCCGAGTTCGCCGCGCAGCAGTCCGCGGAACGTCTCGTACTGCCGTACCGCCTCGGTCAGATTGTGCTCCGCGAGGTGCACGGAGACCACCGCGCGATGGGCGCTCTCCCGCAGCGGGTCGATGCGGGTGCTCTCCAGGGCCGCTTCCAGGGCCGGGCCGTAGGCGCGCATCGCCACGAGCCGCTCCGACAGCGCCTCCAAGGCGTGCAGCCGCAGCTGGTGCAGGCGCTCCCGCTCGAAGGCCACCCAGTCCTGCTGCCAGCCGGGCAGCAACTCGCCGCCGCAGAGCAGCACTTCGTACGCCGAGCGCGGCCGCACCGGCGCCCCCGCGAGGACCTGGCGCGCGGTCGCGGTGAAGTCCTGGATGTCGACGCGCACCTTGCGGCTGAGCGCGAGGGCGCCGCCGCGCGCGTCCGAGAGGGCCGAACCCGCGCCGTTCAGACGCCACATGGCGGTGCGCAGACTGGCGCGGGCCCGCGCCTCGGTGGCGTCCGGCCACAGCATGCCCGCGAGCGTGGAGCGCGTGGCCGTGCCGCACAGGGCGAGCCGCGCGAGGACCTGCTGCCCGCTGGTGGGCACCTCCACCGGTTCGCCGCCCCAGCCGCAACAGCACGCGAGGTCCCCGTCGGTGCCGCGGTCGTCGCCGCTCGCCGTGCCCTCACGGGTGAGGAGAAAGCCGCCGAGCAGCCGCAGGCGCAGCGTGGGCCGTTCGGCACCGGCCGCCGCGCACGTGAACGAAGCCATCGAGCCACCTCCAGGGGTCTGGCCGACGCCCTGCCGTCGGGCACGAACGTACGGGCCCGGGCGGCCGCGCGCCTCCGGGAGCGTGCCGGGGTTTACCCCGGTGTGCCCTCGCGCGCGGCGGGGCGCCCGGCGCCCGTCAGCCCGCCGAGGGTGACGACCGCTCCTGGGGGCCGAGCCGCTGGACCAGGCCGATGCGCGAGGTGATGCCGAGTTTGGCGTAGGTATGGCCCAGGTGGTACTCGATGGTCTTGACGCTCAGCGCGAGGGATGTGGCGATCTGGCGGTTGGTGAGGCCCTGCGCGGCGAGCCGCGCCACCGCGAGCTCCTGCGGGGTGAGCGCCCCGTCGAGGCTGTCGTCGGCGCCCTCGCGCGCCCGCTCGTCGGTGGGCAGCGGCGGGGCCGCCCGGCCGCACGCGCTGAGTTCGCGCACGCACCGGGCCTGGTAGGGCAGCGCCCCGAGCTCGGTCATGACCGTGTGCGCCGCCTGTAGCTGGGCGATGGCCAGGGACCGGCGGCCGATGCGGCGCAGGAACGCGCCGTGGTCGAGCGCCACCCGGGCCCGGACGAACGGCAGCGGGGCCTGCGCCGCGTGGTCCTGCGCCCGGACGTACGCCGCCTGGGCGCGCTGCGGCTCGCGCCGTGCGGCCAGCAGATTGCCGCGGATCCGCGCGGCCGCGGCGAGCGCCGAGTGCCGTCCGCGGGCCCGCGCCAGCTCCTCGTAGGGGCCGAGCACCGCCTCCGCCTCGTCGAGCTCCCCGAGTTGGACGAGGGCGTCGACGAGCAGCGGCTGCCAGTCCACCACGCCGGGTTCGTTGACCCCGTCCTGCTCGGCGAAGCCGAGCAGCGGACGCAGCGCCTCCACGACCGCCCGGGGTTCGCCGCGCGCGTCGGCGCAGTGGCCCTGGGCGCACACCCCGTACGCGTACGCCACGGGAGTCTCCGCGCCGCCGGGCCCCTCGCCCGCCGTGCGCAGGTGTTCCGCCGCCCGGCCGAAGGCGCCGCGGGCGGCGAGGATCTGCGCGGCCACGCCGTGCGTGACGGGCTTCAGCCACCACTGGTCGGCGTCGTCGGCGATGGAGGCCGCGGACTCGGCGTGGATCAGCGCCTCGTCCCACTCGCCGAGCCGGTGCAGGGTCTGGGCGAGCGCCGAGGTGGACAGGAGCCGCAGCGGAACCGTCGTCGCACGGCAGTTGGCGACGGCGCCGCGCAGGTCGTGGCGCGCCCCGTGCAGATCGTCCGACCACAGCCGCAGCTCGCCCCGCGCGAGCAGCAGGTCGGTGCTCTTGAGCGGCACGATCATCGGGTCCGGCAGGTCCGCGGCGAGCGCGATGCCCTCCTTGGCGCGGCCGCTGAGGCCGAGCGCGATGAGGTGGTTGAAGCGCAGCATCCGGCTCGGCCCCTGCGCGGTGGAGAGCCGCTGGGCGCGCTCGGCCCACCGCGCCGCCGACGCGGCCTGCCCGCACATCACGGCCGCGTAGCTCAACTGCTCGGCCGCGCGCGCCGCGAGGGCGGGCTCGCGCTCCTGGTCGCACTGCTCCCAGGCGTCGACGAGCAGCGTCCACGCCGCCTGCGTACGGCCCTGGACGCGGGCCACATAGCCGCGGACGTAGCCGCGAAGGGCCGGGTCCGCGGACTCCGGAAGGCCGGTGGCCAGCTCGGCGGCCTCCTGGACGCGGCCGTCGAGCAGCAGCGCCTCGACAGCCTCCACGGCGAGCCGGTCCCGCTCCCGGGAGCTGGTCGCCACCCGTGAGGCGTGCCGCAGATGGGTTCCGGCGACGGCCCACTGGCCGGTGGCCGCCTCGCGGCGCGCGCAGGCGGCGAGCGCGGCGGCGAGCTGTTCGTCGGGCCCCGTGGCGGCGAGCACGCGGTGGCGGAGCTTCGAGTACTCGTCGGCGACCAAAGCGGCGGCCCGGGTGTGCAGGGCCGCGCGCTGGGCGGGCCCGATGTCCTGGTAGACGGCCGCGTGCACCAGCGGGTGCGGGAAGCAGATCTGTGGCGCGGAGGCCCCGCCGTGCGTCTCGCGCAGCAGCCCCGCCTTGACGGCCCGCTCCAGGGCGGGCAGCGGCTGCGCGACCTTGGCGAGGCGCGCGGCGACCTGTAATCGGCAGGAGAGCCCGAGCACGCTGACCGCCTGCACCAGGCGCTGGGCCTGCGTCCCGCACCCGGCGAGGTTGGCGAGCACCAGCATGGCGTACGAACGCGGCGCGGGCAGCGGTGTCGTGACGTCGAGCAGCACGGCCGACGGCACCTGGTCGAGCAGCGCACGGGCGTGCAGCGGGTTGCCGTGGGTGTGGGTGTGCAGCCGCAGGGACGCCGAGTGCGGCAGCCGGGCCACGCCCAACCGGTCACTGAGCGCGGCGAGTTCGTCCGGGCTGAGCCCGTCGAGGGCGAGCCGTCGCGTGCGCGCGTCGGTGAGCAGTCTGCGCAGGCCCTCGGGCAGTTCGGGGACGTGCGGGTCGCGCAGGGCGACGACGGCGAGGACCCGGTCGTGCCGCAGCCGGCGCAGCGCGAACGTCAGCGCGTTCAGCGATTCGGGGTCGGCCCAGTGCGCGTCGTCGACGACGAGGACGACGGGGCCCTTGCTCTGCACCTCGCTGAGCAGGTCGATGAGCCCGAAACCGGCGGAGAGCGGCGGCAGGTTGGCGTGCAGCGACTGCGGGGTGCGCACCAGGAGGCCCGCCAGAGTGTCCGGCACCGGCAGCGGGCTCTGCCCGACGAGCTGGGCGAGGACGCCGCACGGCAGCGCGCTCTCGTTCTCCTCGCCGCTCGCGTGCAGCACGCACGTGCCGTCGTCCACCGTGTCGAGGAACCGGCGCACCAGGGTCGTCTTGCCGATGCCGCCGGGGCCTTCGAGCAGCACCAGGCGCGGGGTGCCCGCGACGGCGGCGGCGAAGTCGGCCCGCAGCGCGGCGAGTTCGGGGGCGCGCCCGCAGAAGGCAATGTCGGGCACGGCGGGGTGGCGGAGGTCGTGCGCAGCGTCCTCAAGTGTCATCGCCGCCCCCGGGCACCGGCAGCGGCCACGGGGGGCCTGTGGGAGTGGGCGACCCGTGCCGAACACATGGCCATGGACCCCACGATGGTGGCCAACACACCCGGTGCACAAGCCAAATGCCCGGATCCGTGGCCATGTGGGGCGCCCGGCGGGCCGGTGGACTACGGCGTGTCGTCGGGCGCCGCGTCCCCCAGGGCGAAGGCCTCCGGCAGCGGCGGTTCGAGCAGGGAGAGCAGTTCCAGCCAGCCGTGGAACGGCCGCGGCGGACTGTCGGGATGCTCGGAGTTCTCCGCGGTCTCGCACACGACGTTCCCGCACACCCCGTCGTGCGACCGGTACACCTCGATGACGTAGCGCACAACGCCTCCCGGGGTCGCTGCGGGGCGTGAGCCGTGACGCGTGACGCCGGCGAAGGACGTGACGCGTGCACAGCAGTGACGCATGGCAAGGGCGACCAGGATAGGAGCCCCGGCGTGGCCGCCGCTTCGGTGCGGCACCTAGGGAAGTCCCTAGGGCGGCAGGGGAGTTACGTGGGTGGCGTAGCGGCTCGGTGTGCGGCGAGGGCCTGTCGGGGCCGCGCTCACCGCTCCCAGGCGCGCGCCAGCTGGGCCCGCAGCAGGGGCACCGGGCTGTCGTCGTCCCCGTACAGCCGGTCGGCGAGCCGGACCGCGGTGTCGCAGCGGGCCAGGAACAGCCCGCGCTCGGCCACGTCCCGCGCGTGTCCGGCCGCTGCGGCCACCCGCGCGGCCGCCGCGGCGCCGACGGACAGGGCGAGCCCGGCGACGTCCTCGGCGGGGTCGCCCACGACGGCGTCCGCCCAGTCGAGCACGCCGCTCACCCGGCCCGCCGCGCTCACCAGCAGATGCTCACCCTTGAGGTCGTTGTGCAGGAGTGCGGTGGAGGCGGCGGGAGCGGGGTCCGCCGTGGCGCCGACGGCGAGCCCGCCGGGGATCTCGCCGTCGGCGGCGAGCCGGGCCAGGGCGCGCCCGGCCGCCGCCCCGAGCGCGTCCGGCGTGCGCGGCGCCGCCGTGGGCAGCGGGGGAGCGGTGGCCGTGCGCAACACCCGGAGCAGCCGCGCCAGGTCCCGCTCGCCCTCCGGCCCCACCGGGCGCCGCTCCGCCGAAACGCCCGGCAGCCGTACGTCGACGGTGTACGCGCGCCCCTGCGCCCAGGAGCCGGACGCGGCGCTCGCGGGCACCTCCACGGACAGCAACGGGCGCAGCGCGTCCCGCAGGGCCAGCTCGCGCCGCTGTCGTGCCGACGCGTCCGCGTCCGGAGCGATCCGCAGCACGTACCGGCCGCCGACCCACCAGGTGGAGTGCTCTCCCCCCTCGTCCACGGGTGCGACGGACAGGTCGCGCTCGCGCGGCAGCGCCTCGCGCACGAGGTCGCGGACGTCGGCGGCGGTGGGCTGACCAGGGGCGGTGCCGGGAAGCATGCCGCCGATCGTGGCAGATGAGGCGCGCGGCACGAACCGAGTTTCGCCGGGTGCACGCCCGCCGTGACGTCCAGGCCCCGAGGCGCTCTCTCCGGGTGACTCCTGTGCCCTGATACGAGGGTGACGGTGCGTGAAGGCGGTGTTGCCCAGGGCTCCGCGGTGCGCGAGTGTGCTGTGTCATGGACCGTGACAGTCACACTGACTCGTTGTCTTCCTCACCCCTCCTCCCGGTCTCCCTGACACGCCGTCAACTGCTCGTCGTCGCGGGCGCGGCAGGCGTCGCGGCCACGGGCGCGGCGGGCGTCGTGGCCCCCGCGCCCGCCGCGGCCCGCCCCGCCACCGGGGTTCCCCTGTCGTTCACCCGCGCCACCAACGGCTCGGCGACCCTCTCGCCCGCGGGCGACCGGCTGATCGCCGAGGTGCAGAACGTCCTGTGGTCCGCCCCGCGCACCGGCGGCGAGGCCGTGCCGCTCACCCCGGCCGGGCTCGAACCCAACCGGCCGGTGTACGCGCCGGACGGCGAGCACATCGCGTTCTGCGCCTACCGCGGCGGCGGCTTCCACATCTGGACCCTGCGCGCCGACGGCACGGACCTGCGGCGGCGCACCGACGGGCCCTGGGACGACCGGGGCCCGGCCTGGTCACCCGACGGCACCAGGATCGCCTTCGCCTCCGAGCGGGGTGGCGACCCGGTGGCGGGCAGCGCCTACCGCGTGCACGTCCTCGACCTGCGCACCGGCGAGCTGACCCGGGTCACGGGCGTGCCGGGCCAGGAAGGCCCCCTCCAGGACGGCCGCTGGGAGGACTTCGACCCCGCGTGGACCCCGGACGGCGAACGCATCCTCTTCGTCCGGGCCAAGGGCGTCACCGGCCCCACCGGTGTCACCCTCGAAGCGCGCACGGTCGCCGCCGTACCCGCCCGGGGCCCGGGACCGGTGCGCGTCGAGCACACCGAGACCGCGAACGCCCAGGTGATGACCCCGGCCCCGGCCCCGGACGGCCGCCGCCTCGCCTATCTGCGGACCACGGCGGCCCCGAACGGCTCCTGTGCGCTCGTCGTGGACGGCGCGCCCGTCGACGTCCCCGGCGACATCGCACCCGTCCCGCCCCGCTGGACGAAGGACGGCGACCTGCTGCTCACCGTCGACGGCCGCTTCACCCTCGTGCGCCCCGACGCCCCCGGCACTCCGCGGCCGCTCCCCTTCGAGGGCGTCCTGCCCGTGGACCGGCCCCGCTACCGGGTCAAGGAGTACGACCTCGGCGAGGACCGGGTGCGCCCGGTGCGGGGCATCCACCTGCCCGCCCTCTCGCCGGACGGCCGGCACATCGCGTTCGCCGCCCTGAACTCGCTGTGGCTCGCGGGCACGTCGGGCGGCGAGGCGCCGCGCCGTCTGCGCAGGGCCGCGCCCACCCGCTATCTGCTCGGCCCGTCGTGGGCGCGCGACGGCCGCTCCCTGGTGTACGCCGACGACCGCGACGGACTGCTCGGCGTCTACCGGCACGACCTGGACAGCGGCGCCGAGACCACCCTTGCCACCGGCGGCCGGGTACACCCGGCGCTCTCGCCCGACGGCAAGCGGCTCGCCTGCCTCGACCTGACCGGGCGGCTCGTCGTCCGCGACCTGGACACGGGCACCGAACGGGTCCTCGCGGAGCCGCTGGGCGGCGGTGGCCTCCCCGGCCGCCCCAGCTGGTCGCCCGACGGCCGCCACCTCGCGTTCTGCGACCGCAACCGGCTCAACCTGCGCTTCCGCGAGGGCTACAACCTCGTCCGCGTCGTCGACACCGCCGGCGGCACCGCCCGCCTCCACCCGGTCGCGCCGCACACCTCCATCGCCGACCGCTACGACTCCGGGCCCGTCTGGTCGCCTGACGGGCGCTGGCTCGCCGTGATCGTCGAATCCGCCCTGTGCCTGCTGCCCGTGGCGGCCGACGGCACCCCGCGCGGCAAGCTCCGCACCCTCACCACCGAGCCCGCCGACCACCCCA is a window from the Streptomyces spectabilis genome containing:
- a CDS encoding AfsR/SARP family transcriptional regulator gives rise to the protein MASFTCAAAGAERPTLRLRLLGGFLLTREGTASGDDRGTDGDLACCCGWGGEPVEVPTSGQQVLARLALCGTATRSTLAGMLWPDATEARARASLRTAMWRLNGAGSALSDARGGALALSRKVRVDIQDFTATARQVLAGAPVRPRSAYEVLLCGGELLPGWQQDWVAFERERLHQLRLHALEALSERLVAMRAYGPALEAALESTRIDPLRESAHRAVVSVHLAEHNLTEAVRQYETFRGLLRGELGVEPSGMFAEMLRHAMV
- a CDS encoding helix-turn-helix transcriptional regulator; translation: MTLEDAAHDLRHPAVPDIAFCGRAPELAALRADFAAAVAGTPRLVLLEGPGGIGKTTLVRRFLDTVDDGTCVLHASGEENESALPCGVLAQLVGQSPLPVPDTLAGLLVRTPQSLHANLPPLSAGFGLIDLLSEVQSKGPVVLVVDDAHWADPESLNALTFALRRLRHDRVLAVVALRDPHVPELPEGLRRLLTDARTRRLALDGLSPDELAALSDRLGVARLPHSASLRLHTHTHGNPLHARALLDQVPSAVLLDVTTPLPAPRSYAMLVLANLAGCGTQAQRLVQAVSVLGLSCRLQVAARLAKVAQPLPALERAVKAGLLRETHGGASAPQICFPHPLVHAAVYQDIGPAQRAALHTRAAALVADEYSKLRHRVLAATGPDEQLAAALAACARREAATGQWAVAGTHLRHASRVATSSRERDRLAVEAVEALLLDGRVQEAAELATGLPESADPALRGYVRGYVARVQGRTQAAWTLLVDAWEQCDQEREPALAARAAEQLSYAAVMCGQAASAARWAERAQRLSTAQGPSRMLRFNHLIALGLSGRAKEGIALAADLPDPMIVPLKSTDLLLARGELRLWSDDLHGARHDLRGAVANCRATTVPLRLLSTSALAQTLHRLGEWDEALIHAESAASIADDADQWWLKPVTHGVAAQILAARGAFGRAAEHLRTAGEGPGGAETPVAYAYGVCAQGHCADARGEPRAVVEALRPLLGFAEQDGVNEPGVVDWQPLLVDALVQLGELDEAEAVLGPYEELARARGRHSALAAAARIRGNLLAARREPQRAQAAYVRAQDHAAQAPLPFVRARVALDHGAFLRRIGRRSLAIAQLQAAHTVMTELGALPYQARCVRELSACGRAAPPLPTDERAREGADDSLDGALTPQELAVARLAAQGLTNRQIATSLALSVKTIEYHLGHTYAKLGITSRIGLVQRLGPQERSSPSAG
- a CDS encoding aminoglycoside phosphotransferase family protein, which encodes MLPGTAPGQPTAADVRDLVREALPRERDLSVAPVDEGGEHSTWWVGGRYVLRIAPDADASARQRRELALRDALRPLLSVEVPASAASGSWAQGRAYTVDVRLPGVSAERRPVGPEGERDLARLLRVLRTATAPPLPTAAPRTPDALGAAAGRALARLAADGEIPGGLAVGATADPAPAASTALLHNDLKGEHLLVSAAGRVSGVLDWADAVVGDPAEDVAGLALSVGAAAAARVAAAAGHARDVAERGLFLARCDTAVRLADRLYGDDDSPVPLLRAQLARAWER
- a CDS encoding amidohydrolase family protein; the protein is MDRDSHTDSLSSSPLLPVSLTRRQLLVVAGAAGVAATGAAGVVAPAPAAARPATGVPLSFTRATNGSATLSPAGDRLIAEVQNVLWSAPRTGGEAVPLTPAGLEPNRPVYAPDGEHIAFCAYRGGGFHIWTLRADGTDLRRRTDGPWDDRGPAWSPDGTRIAFASERGGDPVAGSAYRVHVLDLRTGELTRVTGVPGQEGPLQDGRWEDFDPAWTPDGERILFVRAKGVTGPTGVTLEARTVAAVPARGPGPVRVEHTETANAQVMTPAPAPDGRRLAYLRTTAAPNGSCALVVDGAPVDVPGDIAPVPPRWTKDGDLLLTVDGRFTLVRPDAPGTPRPLPFEGVLPVDRPRYRVKEYDLGEDRVRPVRGIHLPALSPDGRHIAFAALNSLWLAGTSGGEAPRRLRRAAPTRYLLGPSWARDGRSLVYADDRDGLLGVYRHDLDSGAETTLATGGRVHPALSPDGKRLACLDLTGRLVVRDLDTGTERVLAEPLGGGGLPGRPSWSPDGRHLAFCDRNRLNLRFREGYNLVRVVDTAGGTARLHPVAPHTSIADRYDSGPVWSPDGRWLAVIVESALCLLPVAADGTPRGKLRTLTTEPADHPTWSGDSTTLLYLSGARLRLIGVDGGRARTVRVPLDQRRPAPADTVVHAGRLWDGTGTTVREDVDIVVRRGRVTEVAPHRAARTAERRIDASDRTVLPGLWDTHTHPWQSTYGGRQTAGQLTYGITTAVSLGGFAHEQARIREAVATGQLAGPRLLTTGELLDGGRVAYSMGRAHRTRAGLRRSLERAEQLDWDFVKTYVRAPSWIMEEAARFAHERLGVRSGSHFLSPGIQTGQDLTSHLQATQRAEFGHAITASGRAYDDVTEIYTARGAAFALVATPFTSVPLIGADPSLADDPRVTAVMPPWDVESVRKQAATPPTAAQLATLRTETDVYRRILAAGGLVALGTDQPLVPVGLALHMGLRALHRGGLSPVEALRTATVLPARLFGLDKDLGTVERGRVADLTIVDGDPFTDFATLVRTVGVLRGGTPYETEELVDAFASAARRTPRDTDWSAVGRLMRRDGCCDPGT